From a single Miscanthus floridulus cultivar M001 chromosome 8, ASM1932011v1, whole genome shotgun sequence genomic region:
- the LOC136474957 gene encoding uncharacterized protein: protein MEKAGQRHLIGGGGKKAGPAAAPALGLQKQNSWSPDIERDEAWERRRRGMRWGGTALRRVRSVTDDDLDELRGCIDLGFGFEPAPAGAGSGCAACGCAGRNRLLETLPALDLYYAVHAGAGGGEGLTCSCGAASEVSSEESPLGSPMSILSPGDPPETVKMRLKQWAQVVALSMLSRH from the exons ATGGAGAAGGCGGGGCAACGCCATCTTATCGGGGGCGGCGGGAAGAAGGCGGGGCCTGCCGCGGCGCCCGCGCTGGGGCTGCAGAAGCAGAACTCGTGGTCGCCGGACATCGAGCGCGACGAGGCGTGGGAGCGCCGGCGCAGGGGCATGCGCTGGGGAGGCACGGCGCTGCGGCGCGTGCGGAGCGTCACGGACGACGACCTCGACGAGCTCCGCGGGTGCATCGATCTGGGGTTCGGCTTCGAGCCGGCCCCCGCCGGCGCCGGGTCCGGGTGCGCGGCGTGCGGCTGCGCCGGGAGGAACCGCCTCCTGGAGACGCTGCCCGCGCTCGACCTCTACTACGCCGTCCACGCCGGAGCGGGCGGTGGGGAGGGATTGACGTGCTCTTGCGGTGCCGCGTCGGAGGTCTCCTCCGAGGAGTCTCCGCTCGGCAGCCCCATGTCCATACTCTCTCCAG GCGACCCGCCGGAGACGGTAAAGATGCGGCTGAAGCAGTGGGCGCAGGTGGTTGCGCTGTCCATGCTGAGCCGCCACTGA